Proteins found in one Poecilia reticulata strain Guanapo linkage group LG6, Guppy_female_1.0+MT, whole genome shotgun sequence genomic segment:
- the LOC108166346 gene encoding anoctamin-1-like, with protein MTEEAISETQQSSASGSAQHFLRDVIFHGKFRALSPEESTSCYHGLFFQDGQRRVDYILTYPVRKPGGGRSSRQSDHSLTENFASRTLGQSKQVQGASTVVDVEVGCLEEPLNSQEDHKTFRREEFEKNLKEMGLELEKDEEALIPGLGFVKIHAPWNVLCREAELMKLKMPTKKEASGAGAESPESGVGSRGRPKTQLEALEAEAHGGAQNQTL; from the exons ATGACAGAGGAAGCAATCTCAGAAACTCAGCAGTCTTCAGCCTCTGGGTCCGCTCAACATTTTCTACGAGATGTCATCTTTCATGGCAAGTTTAGG GCTCTCAGTCCAGAGGAAAGCACCAGTTGCTATCATGGACTTTTCTTCCAGGATGGTCAGCGGCGTGTCGACTACATTCTCACTTACCCTGTGAGGAAGCCAGGTGGAGGGCGCTCCAGTCGACAGTCAGACCACAGTCTCACAGAGAACTTTGCTTCCCGCACTCTGGGACAAAGCAAGCAGGTCCAAGGTGCATCCACAGTGGTTGATGTGGAAGTGGGATGTCTGGAAGAACCTCTTAACAGCCAGGAGGATCACAAAACATTCAGGAGGGAGgagtttgagaaaaatctgaaagaaatggGACTAGAGCTGGAAAAAGATGAGGAA GCCTTGATTCCTGGTTTGGGCTTTGTAAAGATTCATGCACCCTGGAACGTTCTCTGTCGAGAGGCTGAATTAATGAAGCTAAAGATGCCCACAAAGAAG GAAGCCAGTGGTGCAGGAGCTGAGTCTCCGGAGTCTGGTGTGGGCAGCAGAGGGAGGCCGAAGACCCAACTAGAGGCTCTGGAGGCTGAGGCCCATGGTGGAGCTCAGAATCAGACACTTTAG